A single genomic interval of Vibrio gallicus harbors:
- the dnaJ gene encoding molecular chaperone DnaJ translates to MSKRDFYEILGVSRDASERDIKKAYKRLAMKYHPDRNPDDESAAGKFKEVKEAYEILTDSQKRAAYDQHGHAAFEQGGMGGGGFGGGGADFGDIFGDVFGDIFGGGRRGGGQQRAQRGSDLRYNMELTLEEAVRGCAKEIEVPTLVSCDVCEGTGAKKGSSAQTCGTCHGHGQVQMRQGFFAVQQTCPTCNGKGQIIKDPCDACHGEGRKHKTKSLSVKIPAGVDTGDRIRLSGEGEAGENGAPAGDLYVQVHVKDHHIFERDGSNLYCEVPVSFAMAALGGEVEVPTLDGRVSLKVPSETQTGRMFRMRGKGVKGVRGGPQGDLIVKLVVETPVKLSSRQKELLREFEDSCGGDAANKHKPKSEGFFNGVKKFFDDLTS, encoded by the coding sequence ATGTCTAAACGTGATTTTTACGAGATCTTGGGTGTAAGCAGAGATGCTTCAGAGCGTGATATTAAGAAAGCATATAAGCGCTTAGCGATGAAGTATCACCCTGATAGAAACCCTGATGATGAATCAGCAGCTGGAAAGTTTAAAGAAGTAAAAGAAGCGTACGAGATCCTAACTGATTCGCAAAAGCGTGCAGCCTATGATCAACACGGTCATGCAGCCTTTGAGCAAGGCGGTATGGGCGGCGGTGGCTTTGGCGGCGGCGGTGCGGATTTCGGTGACATCTTTGGTGATGTATTTGGTGATATCTTCGGCGGCGGTCGTCGTGGTGGTGGTCAACAACGTGCCCAGCGCGGTTCAGATCTGCGTTACAACATGGAACTGACTTTAGAAGAAGCGGTTCGTGGATGCGCCAAGGAAATCGAAGTTCCGACTCTAGTTAGCTGTGATGTGTGTGAAGGCACTGGCGCTAAGAAAGGCTCTTCAGCTCAAACCTGTGGTACTTGTCATGGACACGGCCAAGTTCAGATGCGTCAAGGCTTCTTTGCCGTACAACAGACTTGCCCTACCTGTAATGGTAAAGGTCAAATCATTAAAGATCCTTGCGATGCATGTCATGGTGAAGGTCGTAAACACAAGACTAAATCTCTTAGCGTTAAGATCCCAGCAGGCGTGGATACCGGTGATCGCATTCGTTTGTCTGGTGAGGGTGAAGCTGGAGAAAATGGTGCTCCAGCGGGTGACTTATATGTTCAAGTACATGTTAAAGATCACCACATCTTCGAGCGTGACGGTAGCAACCTGTATTGTGAAGTACCAGTAAGCTTTGCAATGGCGGCGCTTGGTGGTGAAGTTGAAGTTCCGACTCTTGATGGACGAGTTAGCCTGAAGGTCCCTTCAGAAACCCAAACTGGTCGTATGTTCCGCATGCGTGGTAAAGGTGTGAAGGGTGTTCGCGGCGGTCCACAGGGCGACTTGATTGTTAAATTAGTGGTTGAAACACCGGTTAAGCTTAGCTCGCGTCAAAAAGAACTACTGCGTGAATTTGAAGATTCTTGTGGTGGCGATGCGGCCAATAAACACAAGCCTAAATCGGAAGGTTTTTTCAACGGCGTGAAAAAGTTCTTTGATGACCTAACCAGTTAA
- the grpE gene encoding nucleotide exchange factor GrpE, translated as MSDKDTKIDEQELEQATQKQAAEEIVEEITAEQDADVIGDEGDVEWNEESVADFEESKIAQLEAALLQTETRLKEQQDSVLRAKAEVDNMRRRTEQEMAKARKFAINRFAEDLLPVIDNLERAIQAADTENEAIKPILEGIEMTHKSFLEVVTKNGLVEINPEGEAFNPELHNAVSMVESPDHESNMVTIVLQKGYELNGRVVRPAMVMVAK; from the coding sequence ATGAGCGACAAAGATACAAAGATTGATGAACAAGAATTAGAACAAGCAACTCAAAAGCAAGCCGCTGAAGAGATTGTTGAAGAGATTACTGCTGAACAAGATGCTGATGTTATTGGTGACGAAGGCGATGTTGAGTGGAATGAAGAATCGGTTGCTGATTTTGAAGAGTCTAAAATAGCTCAGCTTGAAGCTGCGCTGTTGCAAACTGAAACTCGCTTGAAAGAGCAACAAGATTCAGTATTACGTGCCAAGGCTGAGGTCGACAACATGCGTCGTCGTACTGAGCAAGAAATGGCAAAAGCTCGTAAGTTTGCTATCAATAGATTCGCAGAAGATTTATTGCCAGTTATTGATAACCTTGAGCGTGCAATTCAAGCTGCGGATACCGAAAACGAAGCCATTAAGCCTATCCTTGAAGGCATTGAAATGACGCATAAGTCTTTCCTTGAGGTTGTGACTAAGAATGGTTTAGTTGAGATCAACCCTGAAGGGGAAGCCTTTAACCCAGAACTGCACAATGCAGTATCTATGGTTGAGAGCCCTGATCACGAAAGCAATATGGTAACGATTGTATTGCAGAAAGGGTATGAACTTAACGGTCGTGTGGTTCGCCCAGCGATGGTAATGGTTGCTAAGTAA
- the smpB gene encoding SsrA-binding protein SmpB has translation MAKKKSKTKATSNTIALNKKARHEYFIDDELEAGLELQGWEVKSLRQGKANIAESYVYLKDGEAFISGMSIIPLNQASTHIVANPTRIRKLLLSRKELDNLFGSINRDGMTLTALSLYWSRSWVKIKVGVAKGKKLHDKRTDLKEKDWARDKARIMKSNLR, from the coding sequence ATGGCAAAGAAAAAATCAAAAACCAAAGCGACTAGTAATACTATTGCGCTAAATAAAAAAGCCCGTCACGAATACTTTATCGACGACGAGCTTGAAGCTGGCTTAGAGCTCCAAGGTTGGGAGGTAAAATCTCTACGTCAGGGTAAAGCGAATATCGCTGAGAGCTACGTCTATCTTAAAGATGGCGAGGCATTTATTAGTGGTATGAGCATCATACCGCTCAATCAAGCATCAACACATATTGTTGCTAACCCGACTCGTATCCGTAAGCTTCTACTTTCAAGGAAAGAGCTGGATAACCTATTCGGTAGCATTAATCGTGATGGTATGACCCTTACTGCCCTTTCTCTATACTGGTCACGCTCCTGGGTGAAGATCAAAGTAGGCGTAGCTAAAGGTAAGAAACTGCACGATAAACGTACAGATCTAAAAGAAAAAGACTGGGCTCGCGACAAAGCACGAATTATGAAGAGTAATTTGCGCTAA
- the bamE gene encoding outer membrane protein assembly factor BamE: MQFKKWLIAVPLAVSMLSGCSLLEKLVYRIDIAQGNYIEQSAVDQLRIGMTKEQVRFVLGSPMLIENGEPNKWYYIYHYTKGHNDPTQKNLFVFFGDSGQLQRIEGDFPAGAQFNQPIQ; this comes from the coding sequence ATGCAGTTTAAAAAGTGGTTAATCGCAGTACCGCTCGCGGTGTCTATGCTTTCCGGTTGCTCTCTTCTTGAGAAGTTAGTGTATCGAATCGACATAGCTCAAGGTAACTATATTGAGCAATCAGCAGTTGATCAGCTGCGTATTGGCATGACCAAAGAACAGGTACGTTTCGTCCTTGGTTCTCCAATGCTAATTGAAAATGGTGAGCCTAATAAATGGTATTACATCTACCATTACACTAAAGGTCACAATGACCCTACCCAAAAGAACCTCTTTGTATTCTTTGGTGATAGCGGCCAATTGCAGCGCATTGAAGGCGACTTCCCTGCTGGTGCTCAATTTAACCAACCGATTCAATAA
- a CDS encoding RnfH family protein translates to MSIDSVMIHVEVVYALPQEQRVVSLVVNKELTVEDIIVQSGLLALYPEIDLKQNKVGVYSRNVKLNSTVRDQDRIEIYRPLLADPKEIRRKRAQQAAEKTA, encoded by the coding sequence ATGAGTATTGATTCTGTGATGATTCATGTGGAGGTGGTATACGCACTTCCACAGGAACAGCGCGTGGTTTCGCTGGTGGTGAATAAAGAGCTTACGGTTGAAGATATTATTGTTCAATCTGGGTTGTTAGCCTTATATCCTGAGATAGACCTCAAGCAAAATAAGGTTGGGGTGTATAGCCGCAATGTAAAACTGAATTCTACAGTGCGCGATCAAGATAGGATTGAAATCTATCGGCCGCTATTAGCAGATCCGAAAGAAATCCGCCGTAAGCGTGCCCAGCAGGCAGCTGAGAAGACAGCCTAA
- the nadK gene encoding NAD(+) kinase, whose translation MGKHFSTIAILGKPRSHLAIQTHKEIYDWLVEQGYKVLVDDRLKELMNHKVDSSAFTNLMHIGKNADLAIVIGGDGNMLGAARVLSRFDISVIGVNRGNLGFLTDLDPDSFKQPLLEVLSGEYISEQRFLLEAEIHRHGQVKSQNAALNEAVLHPGKVAHMIEFEVYIDDTFAFSLRSDGLIISTPTGSTAYSLSGGGPILSPSLNSISLVPMFPHTLSSRPLVVDGNRRIKLLLAPDMVGTQEVSCDGQISLPVEPGDEIHIYQSPNVLNLIHPKNYSYYHVLREKLGWSSKLF comes from the coding sequence ATGGGTAAACATTTCTCAACTATTGCGATTTTAGGTAAGCCACGCAGCCACCTTGCAATTCAAACTCACAAAGAAATCTATGATTGGCTGGTTGAGCAAGGCTATAAGGTTCTGGTTGATGACCGCCTTAAAGAGCTGATGAATCACAAAGTAGATAGCAGTGCTTTTACCAATCTAATGCATATCGGAAAAAATGCCGACCTTGCAATTGTGATAGGTGGTGATGGCAATATGCTCGGGGCGGCTCGTGTTCTCTCGCGTTTTGATATCTCAGTCATCGGAGTAAATCGAGGTAATCTAGGCTTTCTAACCGACCTCGACCCAGATAGCTTTAAACAGCCATTGCTTGAGGTACTATCAGGGGAATACATCAGCGAACAGCGTTTTTTGTTAGAGGCTGAAATCCACCGCCATGGGCAGGTTAAGAGTCAAAATGCAGCCTTAAACGAGGCGGTATTACACCCTGGAAAAGTCGCTCATATGATAGAGTTTGAAGTCTATATCGATGATACTTTCGCCTTCTCATTACGCTCTGATGGCTTAATTATTTCGACTCCGACCGGCTCAACCGCATATTCACTCTCTGGTGGCGGGCCGATACTCTCCCCTAGCCTAAACAGCATATCGCTAGTGCCGATGTTTCCACACACCCTATCTAGTCGCCCGCTGGTAGTTGACGGTAACCGTCGCATAAAGCTATTACTCGCTCCAGATATGGTTGGCACCCAAGAAGTCAGCTGTGATGGCCAAATTTCTCTTCCGGTTGAACCTGGCGATGAGATCCATATTTATCAGAGCCCAAACGTCCTCAACCTAATTCACCCCAAGAACTACAGCTACTACCACGTACTTAGAGAGAAGCTAGGTTGGTCAAGTAAGTTGTTTTAG
- a CDS encoding prepilin-type N-terminal cleavage/methylation domain-containing protein yields MRHVRGYSLIELLVALSMSSLLMLSVSSLMITLHQQVVAELKQAQLLIQANRINEYLVAEIKRAGFAVSQSASVVGNQLAIHYKLGECSECQYQGLLIFEEDNKLKVCNRLSANPISLTQVCEQSIKFSMLSDKLIVVESFIVSEVTSRLYSIDYALRLKGDTQLEEFSLLASARGADGAE; encoded by the coding sequence ATGCGGCATGTTAGGGGATACAGCCTCATAGAGCTGTTGGTAGCGCTATCAATGTCATCGCTACTCATGCTTAGCGTTAGTAGTTTAATGATTACCTTGCATCAGCAGGTTGTCGCGGAACTAAAACAAGCGCAATTGTTGATACAAGCCAATCGGATTAATGAGTATCTGGTCGCTGAAATAAAAAGAGCAGGCTTTGCTGTTTCGCAATCGGCATCGGTGGTGGGTAATCAACTGGCGATACATTATAAGCTAGGGGAGTGCTCAGAGTGTCAATATCAAGGTTTACTGATATTTGAGGAAGACAATAAGCTTAAGGTCTGTAACCGGTTGTCAGCCAACCCCATATCACTTACCCAGGTGTGTGAACAATCGATTAAGTTTTCAATGTTGAGCGATAAGTTGATTGTGGTGGAGTCCTTTATCGTTTCAGAGGTCACTAGCCGGCTGTACAGCATCGACTATGCCCTGAGGTTGAAAGGAGATACACAGCTAGAGGAATTCAGCTTGCTGGCCAGTGCGCGAGGCGCTGACGGTGCTGAGTAA
- a CDS encoding integrase domain-containing protein produces the protein MPLATSRLSHTKLLKLRPTEKEQLLSDGNGLSLRVRPNGSKIFYFLYSHPLTKKRIKLQIGKFPHCSLKHARKVAFDYKELVEQGIDPKQHIEAQNELALLEESNLLIEVSNEWLEVKKHSVTADYAEDILRSLELHIFPYLGQMPIGKVTAPRVIKILRVVEAKGNLETVKRLCQRLNEVMNFAVNTGKIHSNPIQKIHVAFKKPKPENMKSLPPSELPELMRTISRASLNRVTRCLIEFQLHTMTRPSEAASALWDEIDFENKLWIIPAHKMKRRREHIIPLSDCCIELLVFTKSLRRNSPCVFPSPLNNFKPLNSQTVNAALKRMGYQGKLVSHGFRSIASTALNDEGFDFDLIESALAHVDPNQTRSAYNRAQYIERRRDMMNWWSAYITKASKRF, from the coding sequence ATGCCACTAGCCACTTCAAGACTGTCACATACTAAGCTCCTAAAACTGAGACCTACAGAAAAAGAACAACTACTGTCTGATGGCAACGGCCTCTCTCTTAGGGTCCGACCAAATGGTTCGAAGATCTTCTATTTCCTCTACTCTCACCCTTTAACAAAAAAACGAATCAAACTTCAAATTGGAAAATTCCCTCACTGTTCACTGAAGCATGCCCGCAAAGTGGCATTTGACTATAAAGAACTCGTTGAACAGGGTATCGATCCCAAACAACACATTGAGGCTCAAAACGAGCTAGCACTCTTAGAAGAGTCGAACTTGCTTATTGAAGTCTCCAACGAATGGTTAGAAGTCAAAAAACACAGTGTGACTGCCGACTATGCCGAAGATATATTGCGCTCTCTTGAGCTACACATCTTTCCTTATTTAGGGCAAATGCCTATAGGAAAAGTTACAGCGCCTAGAGTCATTAAGATTTTGCGTGTTGTAGAAGCCAAAGGAAACCTAGAAACAGTCAAGCGACTTTGCCAGCGACTTAATGAAGTTATGAATTTTGCTGTCAATACGGGAAAGATCCACTCTAACCCAATTCAAAAGATCCATGTCGCGTTCAAAAAACCTAAGCCAGAAAACATGAAATCCCTTCCACCTTCTGAGCTTCCCGAGCTGATGCGCACAATATCTAGAGCCTCACTAAACCGAGTAACTCGTTGCCTTATAGAATTTCAACTTCACACAATGACAAGGCCAAGCGAAGCTGCTAGCGCCCTATGGGACGAAATAGACTTCGAAAATAAACTTTGGATCATTCCAGCTCATAAGATGAAAAGAAGACGGGAGCATATCATTCCTTTAAGTGATTGCTGTATTGAGCTATTGGTATTCACTAAAAGCTTGAGAAGAAACAGTCCTTGTGTTTTCCCTTCCCCTTTGAACAACTTCAAGCCTCTTAATAGCCAAACAGTAAATGCGGCATTAAAGCGTATGGGGTATCAAGGAAAACTCGTGAGCCATGGCTTTCGTTCAATAGCTTCTACAGCACTCAACGATGAGGGATTTGATTTCGACTTGATTGAATCTGCTCTTGCACATGTAGACCCAAACCAAACTCGTAGCGCGTACAATCGAGCTCAATACATTGAGCGTCGCCGAGATATGATGAACTGGTGGAGTGCATATATAACTAAAGCATCCAAAAGATTTTAG
- the dnaK gene encoding molecular chaperone DnaK, translating into MGKIIGIDLGTTNSCVAVLDGDTPRVIENAEGERTTASVIAYTDGETLVGQPAKRQAVTNPENTLFAIKRLIGRRFEDEEIQRDLEIMPYKIVKADNGDAWVEAKGQKMAAPQVSAEVLKKMKKTAEDFLGEEVTGAVVTVPAYFNDAQRQATKDAGRIAGLDVKRIINEPTAAALAYGLDKSGGDRTIAVYDLGGGTFDISIIEIDEVEGEKTFEVLATNGDTHLGGEDFDNRMINYLVEEFKKEQGIDLKADPLAMQRVKEAAEKAKIELSSTTQTDVNLPYVTADATGPKHMNVKVTRAKLEALVEDLVQRSLEPLKVALADADLSVNDINDVILVGGQTRMPMVQAKVAEFFGKDARRDVNPDEAVAMGAAVQGGVLAGEVKDVLLLDVTPLSFGIETMGGVMTKLIEKNTTIPTKADQVFSTAEDNQSAVTIHVLQGERKQAMYNKSLGQFNLEGIQAAPRGMPQIEVTFDLDADGILNVSAKDKQTGKEQKITIQASGGLSDEEIEKMVQEAEANKEADKKFEELVTARNQADQMIHGTRKQMEEAGDALPAEEKEKIEAAIKELEEAKNGEDKDAIDTKVQALMAAAQKLMEMAQQQAQAQQAQGADAGQQQSQDDDVVDAEFEEVKDEKK; encoded by the coding sequence ATGGGTAAAATCATTGGTATTGACTTAGGTACTACAAACTCTTGTGTAGCAGTACTAGACGGCGATACGCCACGTGTAATCGAAAATGCTGAAGGTGAACGTACAACAGCATCTGTTATCGCATATACAGACGGTGAAACATTAGTAGGTCAACCAGCTAAGCGTCAGGCGGTAACTAACCCAGAAAACACGCTATTTGCAATTAAACGCCTAATCGGTCGTCGTTTTGAAGACGAAGAAATTCAGCGTGATCTTGAAATCATGCCTTATAAGATTGTTAAGGCTGACAACGGTGATGCTTGGGTTGAAGCGAAAGGCCAAAAAATGGCTGCTCCTCAGGTTTCTGCTGAAGTTCTTAAGAAAATGAAGAAAACAGCTGAAGACTTCCTAGGCGAAGAAGTAACTGGCGCAGTAGTGACTGTTCCTGCTTACTTTAACGATGCTCAGCGTCAAGCAACTAAAGATGCTGGCCGTATCGCGGGCCTAGACGTTAAACGTATTATCAACGAACCAACAGCTGCGGCTCTAGCATATGGCCTAGACAAGTCAGGTGGCGATCGCACTATCGCAGTATATGACCTTGGTGGTGGTACTTTTGATATCTCAATCATCGAGATTGACGAAGTTGAAGGTGAAAAAACCTTCGAAGTTCTAGCAACTAACGGTGACACTCACCTAGGTGGTGAAGACTTTGATAACCGCATGATCAACTACTTAGTAGAAGAGTTTAAGAAAGAGCAAGGTATCGATCTTAAAGCTGATCCACTAGCAATGCAGCGTGTTAAAGAAGCAGCAGAAAAAGCGAAAATTGAGCTTTCTTCTACTACTCAAACTGACGTAAACCTACCTTACGTAACTGCTGATGCAACTGGTCCTAAGCACATGAACGTTAAAGTGACTCGTGCAAAACTTGAAGCGTTAGTTGAAGACCTAGTTCAACGTTCTCTTGAGCCACTTAAGGTTGCTCTAGCGGATGCAGACCTATCTGTAAATGACATCAACGATGTTATTCTAGTAGGTGGTCAAACTCGTATGCCTATGGTTCAAGCTAAAGTTGCTGAGTTCTTCGGTAAAGACGCTCGTCGTGACGTGAACCCTGATGAAGCAGTTGCTATGGGCGCTGCAGTTCAAGGTGGCGTACTAGCTGGTGAAGTTAAAGACGTACTTCTACTAGACGTTACTCCTCTATCTTTCGGTATCGAAACGATGGGTGGTGTAATGACTAAGCTAATCGAGAAAAACACTACTATCCCAACTAAAGCGGATCAAGTGTTCTCTACAGCGGAAGACAACCAAAGCGCAGTGACTATCCACGTTCTTCAAGGTGAACGTAAGCAAGCGATGTACAACAAATCTCTTGGTCAATTTAACCTAGAAGGTATCCAAGCTGCACCACGTGGTATGCCTCAAATCGAAGTAACATTCGATCTAGATGCTGATGGTATCCTGAATGTATCTGCTAAAGATAAGCAAACAGGTAAAGAGCAGAAGATCACAATCCAAGCTTCTGGTGGCCTAAGCGACGAAGAAATCGAAAAAATGGTTCAAGAAGCAGAAGCTAACAAAGAAGCTGATAAGAAGTTTGAAGAGTTAGTAACTGCACGTAACCAAGCTGACCAAATGATCCACGGTACTCGTAAGCAAATGGAAGAAGCAGGTGATGCACTTCCAGCTGAAGAGAAAGAGAAAATTGAAGCAGCAATCAAAGAGCTAGAAGAAGCGAAGAATGGCGAAGATAAAGACGCTATCGACACTAAAGTTCAAGCTCTTATGGCTGCGGCTCAAAAACTAATGGAAATGGCTCAACAACAAGCTCAAGCACAGCAAGCACAAGGTGCTGATGCAGGCCAACAACAGTCTCAAGATGATGACGTTGTTGATGCTGAGTTTGAAGAAGTTAAAGACGAGAAAAAATAA
- a CDS encoding SRPBCC family protein: MPQVTRSALVSFSAEQMFDLVNDVARYPEFLPGCSGSKVHNVDDVSMTASVDVSKAGISKTFTTQNVLEYGRVIEMNLVDGPFKHLSGGWFFTPLDEHACKVELKLEFEFSSKIVEMAFGKIFNELMSNMVSAFTSRAKQVYPCYEY; the protein is encoded by the coding sequence ATGCCACAAGTGACCCGTTCGGCTTTGGTGTCTTTTAGTGCTGAACAAATGTTTGATTTGGTCAACGATGTTGCACGTTATCCTGAGTTTCTACCCGGCTGTTCTGGCAGCAAGGTGCACAATGTCGATGATGTGAGTATGACGGCATCGGTTGATGTATCTAAAGCAGGTATTAGCAAGACGTTTACGACTCAAAATGTACTTGAGTATGGTCGAGTGATTGAGATGAATCTTGTTGATGGTCCATTCAAGCATTTAAGTGGCGGTTGGTTTTTTACTCCCTTAGATGAGCATGCTTGTAAGGTTGAGCTTAAGCTTGAGTTTGAGTTTTCAAGCAAGATTGTAGAGATGGCATTTGGCAAAATATTTAATGAGCTGATGTCTAACATGGTGAGTGCTTTTACGAGCCGAGCAAAACAGGTGTACCCGTGTTATGAGTATTGA
- the recN gene encoding DNA repair protein RecN, with protein MLAHLSVNNFAIVKSLQVELNPGMTTITGETGAGKSIAIDALSLCLGCRADAGMIRQGEDKVDIVASFIIEHNLSAKRWLEDNELAENEQCILRRVVSKDGRSRGFINGNPVPISQLKSLGQRLVSIHGQHAHHQLLKKEYQINLLDDYAGHSNLIAHTQKRYQTWRQAENTLKQIIQNSEQNQAQKQLLEYQIKELDELMLTEHEFSELETEHKRLANSGEILGLTQQSLDLLSENEQYNALSMLQASINCANQLSELDPQLSEISQMLGDALIQAEEANSELRNYFDSVDIDPAHMQSVEARFSQVMSLAKKHNVLPEDLYTHHQQLSAQIEALDCSDEKIEQLTQQVSIAQENYIKSAEKLSKSRKRYAKELNKLISNSMQQLSMEQARFDIQINFDSKFSSPLGADDVEFLVSANPGQPLQSLAKVASGGELSRISLAIQVITAQKVETPSLIFDEVDVGISGPTAAIVGKMLRSLGESTQILCVTHLPQVAGCGHQQMFVAKKMHSGHTETSMTMLDSEQRVGELARLLGGSEITDTTLANARELMAA; from the coding sequence ATGCTCGCTCATTTAAGTGTTAATAACTTCGCTATCGTAAAATCACTACAGGTTGAACTTAACCCTGGTATGACTACCATCACCGGTGAAACCGGTGCCGGTAAATCAATCGCCATCGACGCACTTAGCCTATGTCTAGGCTGTCGCGCCGATGCCGGTATGATTCGTCAGGGTGAAGACAAGGTCGATATTGTAGCCAGCTTTATCATTGAACATAACCTCAGCGCCAAACGATGGTTAGAAGACAATGAACTGGCAGAGAATGAGCAATGTATCTTGCGTCGAGTCGTGAGCAAAGATGGCCGCTCGCGTGGTTTTATTAACGGCAATCCAGTACCTATCTCACAGCTGAAATCACTAGGACAACGACTTGTGAGCATTCACGGTCAGCATGCTCACCACCAGCTTTTGAAAAAAGAGTATCAAATTAACTTACTCGACGACTATGCAGGACATAGCAATCTAATAGCTCACACCCAAAAACGTTATCAAACATGGCGTCAGGCTGAGAATACACTCAAGCAAATCATTCAAAACAGTGAGCAAAATCAAGCTCAAAAACAATTACTTGAATATCAAATCAAAGAATTAGACGAGCTAATGCTAACCGAACATGAGTTTAGCGAGCTTGAGACCGAGCATAAAAGATTAGCCAACAGTGGCGAGATATTAGGTCTCACCCAACAGAGTTTAGATCTCCTTAGTGAGAACGAACAATACAACGCACTTAGCATGCTGCAAGCTAGTATCAATTGTGCAAATCAACTCAGTGAGCTTGACCCGCAACTGAGTGAGATAAGTCAGATGCTAGGCGATGCCCTTATTCAAGCCGAAGAAGCCAATAGCGAGCTGCGTAATTATTTTGACTCTGTCGATATCGACCCTGCACATATGCAAAGCGTTGAGGCGCGCTTTTCACAAGTTATGTCGCTGGCTAAAAAGCACAATGTATTACCAGAAGATCTCTACACTCACCATCAACAGCTCTCAGCACAAATTGAAGCACTTGATTGTTCAGATGAAAAGATTGAGCAACTAACCCAACAGGTTAGCATCGCTCAAGAGAACTATATAAAGAGTGCAGAAAAGCTTAGTAAATCTCGTAAGCGCTACGCTAAAGAGCTTAATAAGCTGATATCAAATAGCATGCAACAGCTGAGTATGGAGCAGGCGCGCTTTGATATTCAAATCAACTTCGACAGTAAGTTCTCATCGCCACTTGGCGCAGATGACGTTGAGTTCTTGGTTTCAGCAAACCCAGGACAGCCATTACAGTCATTAGCTAAGGTGGCCTCTGGCGGGGAACTATCACGGATCTCCCTTGCGATTCAGGTTATTACCGCTCAAAAAGTTGAGACCCCGAGCCTTATCTTTGATGAAGTAGATGTAGGTATCAGTGGTCCAACGGCCGCAATCGTTGGCAAGATGTTGCGTTCCCTCGGAGAGAGTACCCAAATATTGTGTGTTACCCACCTGCCCCAAGTTGCCGGCTGTGGTCATCAACAAATGTTTGTCGCTAAAAAAATGCACTCTGGACACACTGAAACAAGCATGACCATGCTTGACTCCGAACAGCGAGTTGGAGAGCTAGCAAGGCTATTGGGGGGAAGTGAGATAACCGATACCACCCTAGCAAATGCTCGTGAATTAATGGCGGCCTAA